The DNA window CGATGCTGTTGGCCTGGGGCGCGTCAGGGTCGTCGAAGTAGTCGGTGCGGGCCACGCTCTCGCCTCCTGAGCTGTGCGGATTCGGAACAGCGGGGGTCAGTGGGGGCTGCGGAGGTGGGCGACGATGCGGTCGAGGGTGGCGGCGTCGGCGGGGTCGAGGGCGAGCAGGGGGGCGGGGGGTGTGCCGAGGATGCGGTCGGCCTGCTCGGCGGCGGCGCGGCCGGTTGCGGTGACGCTGACGATCTTGCTGCGGCGGTCGTCGGGGTGCGGGGTGCGCTCGACCAGGGCGCGGCGGGCGAGGTCGTCCACCACGACGGTGGTGTACGGGGCGTCGGTGGCCAGCTCGGCGGCGAGGGCGCGCAGCGTCATCGGACGGGCGGCGAGGTGGCGCAGGGCCTTGATGCGGATGAAGCTCAAGCCGAGCGCGTCGACCACCTCGCGGCGGCGGTCGTGGTCCTCCAGGACGAGGGCGCGGAGGTTCTGCCAGGCGTGAGTGGCGGTGGCGAGCTGCGCGGCGGAGGGGGCGGGGCAGTGGGGTTCGGGGTGGCGGCGGGGGCCTGGGTGCCGACGCGGGGCGGGGCAGCGACGGGGGTCGGGGTGGCGGCAGGGGGCTGCGCGGCGGGGGCCTGGGCGGCAGCAGGGGGCGCGGCGGCGGGGGTGGGGTGGCCGGGGCGCTGCCGTGGGGGGCGAGGTCGTCGGAGATCGTCACGTGCGGACCGGCGCCTTCCGGTGGTCGGGGTTGAGCCGGGCGGCCACGTCGGCGGCGGTGTGCCCCGCCCAGCGGGTGGTGCTGATGATACCGAGCAGCAGTACGGCGACCCCGCACCCTGCGGTGATCCACCAGGCCGCGTGGCTGGCAGCCGGGAAGCCCGTGGCGAAGGGCCCGACGACGGCGGAGACGGCGACGGTGCCGATGACGGCGACCCCCAGCGACTGGCCGACCTGGCGGCTGGTGGAGGCGACCGCGGCGGCGACCCCGGCGCGGTCCCGGGGCATCCCGGAGACGGCCGCGTTGGTGATCGGGGCGTTGACCATGCCGAAGCCCAGGCCGAAGAGGGCGTACGAGGCGAGCAGCAGCGCGGTGGAGGAGTCGGCGGTGAGGGTGGTGAGCAGCAGGCCGCTGGCGGTCATGGTGGCGCCGGCGACCAGCAGCGGCAGCCGGGGGCCGGTGCGGCCGACGATACGGCCGGACAGCGGGGCGCAGACCAGGGTGAGGGCGGCCATCGGCAGGGTCCAGAGTCCGGCGACGACCGGGCTGTAGCCGCGTACCTCCTGGAGGTAGAGGGTGTTGAGGAAGAGGAAGCCGCCGAGTGCGGCGAAGGCGCAGACCGCGATGGCGGTGGCCGCCGCAAAGGGGATGCTGCGGAAGAAGCGCAGGTCGATCAGGGGCTCCTCACGGCGGCGCTCCCAGACCAGGAAGCCGCCGAGCGAGGCGGCGGCGACGCAGCCGAGGGTGAGGATGGCGGGCGAGGTCCAGCCCTGGCCTGGGCCCTCGATGATGGTGTACGTGAGGGAGCCGAGCAGCGCGACGACCAGCAGCTGGCCCACCGGGTCCAGGCGGCGGGCGCGCAGCGCGCGGGACTCGGGGACGTACACGGCGGTGAGGGCGAGGGCGGCGAGGCCGACCGGGATGTTCATCCAGAAGATGGAGCGCCAGCCGGCGGTGTCGACCAGCAGCCCGCCGACGACGGGGCCGAGCGCCATGCTGATGCCGACCACGCCGCCCCAGACGCCGATGGCCTGGGCCCGCTCCCGGGGGTCGGTGAAGGTGTTGGTGATGATCGACATGGCGACCGGGTTGAGCATGGAGCCGCCGATGGCCTGGACGGCGCGGAAGGCGATCAGCCAGCCGAGTCCGGGGGCGATGCTGCACAGCAGCGAGCCGAGGACGAAGAGGACCAGCCCGGTCTGGAAGGTGCGGCGGCGGCCGATGCGGTCGGCGGTGGAGCCGGAGAGCATCAGCAGCGCGGCCAGTACCAGGGTGTAGGCGTCCACCACCCATTGCAGCCCGGAGGACTCGGCGTGCAGATCGGTGCGGATGGCCGGCAGGGCGACGTTCACCACCGTGTTGTCGAGCCCGACGATCAGCAGGCTGAGACAGCAGATCGCCAGGATGAGCAGGCGGCGCCGCCGGGTGAGCTCGGGCACGGGGCTGGGCACCTCGATGGTTGTAGTCAGCTAATTGTTTTGACGATACAACCATTCTGAAGGGCTGACTAGACGCCCATACGATGATGAGGTCTCCTTATATGGACGAAACGGCCGAAAGCGAGGCCCCTCATGATGCAGGGCGGTGACGGCGAGGGCAGCCGCGACAACGCCATCGCCCGGCTTCTCAGCTGCACCGACCCCGGCACCCTGCTGCACACCCTGGTCCACGCCGGACTCTCCGACCTCGGCGCCCGGGCCGGTGCCGTCTACCTCGTCCAGGACGACGGCTGGCTGCGCCTCGCCGCCGCCATCGGCGTGGAGCCGCACCTGCTGGAGGGCCGCCGCCTGCTGCCGCCCGACCACGACCTGCCGGTCGCCCAGGTGGTCCGCACCCACCAGCCCGTCTACGTCCCCACCGAGGCCGAGCACCAGGCATTCCCCAGCGTGGTGGAGATGAAGAGCGGCAATGTCTCCTTCGCCGCGATGCCGCTGCTGGTGGACGACCGCTGCCTGGGTGCGATCTTCATCGGACTGGACCGGCCGTGGGCGTTCTCCGAGGCCGACCGCGCCGCGCTCTTCGCGATGACCGCCGTCTGCGCACACCGCCTGGAGCACCTGCTCGCCTTCGACCGCGCGGGCGGGCCGCCGGACGGCCGCGCGGTGCGGCTGCTCGACGCCCGCAACCGGGCCGCCCGGCTGGAGTTGGCCATGTCGGCCACCGCCACCGGCTCCTTCGACTGGGAGTTCGCGGCCGGCACGCTGATCTGGGACGAACGGCTCTGCCGCATCTTCGGCCTGGACCCCGGCGACTTCGACGAACGCTTCGAGACCTTCCTCGACGCGGTCCACCCGGACGATGTGCCGTTGGTGGAGAGCGCCATCGCGGAGGCCATCGAGTCCCGAGGCGAGTACCGGGCGGTCTGCCGGATCGTACGGACCGACGGAGCCATCCGCTGGGTGGACGCCAAGGGCCGCGTCATCACCGACGCCGGTGGCCGTCCCATGCGGATGGTGGGCGTGACCTTCGACTGCACGGAGCAGCGGCTGCGCGACGAGCGGGAGGAGGCCCACCAGCGGACCCGGCGGGCCCGCGAGCGGTTCACCCTGCGGATCACCCGTGCCCTCTCCCAGGCGTCCACGGTGGACGAGGTGGTCCAGGTGATGACCGGCACCGCGCTGCCGGCGCTGGGCGCGGACGCCCTGGTGGTGCACCTCGGCGACGGCGGCCAACTGCGGCTGGCCGGGGCCGCCGGGTACGGCGAGGGGGCGCGCGAGCG is part of the Peterkaempfera bronchialis genome and encodes:
- a CDS encoding MarR family winged helix-turn-helix transcriptional regulator, whose product is MSFIRIKALRHLAARPMTLRALAAELATDAPYTTVVVDDLARRALVERTPHPDDRRSKIVSVTATGRAAAEQADRILGTPPAPLLALDPADAATLDRIVAHLRSPH
- a CDS encoding MFS transporter, translated to MPELTRRRRLLILAICCLSLLIVGLDNTVVNVALPAIRTDLHAESSGLQWVVDAYTLVLAALLMLSGSTADRIGRRRTFQTGLVLFVLGSLLCSIAPGLGWLIAFRAVQAIGGSMLNPVAMSIITNTFTDPRERAQAIGVWGGVVGISMALGPVVGGLLVDTAGWRSIFWMNIPVGLAALALTAVYVPESRALRARRLDPVGQLLVVALLGSLTYTIIEGPGQGWTSPAILTLGCVAAASLGGFLVWERRREEPLIDLRFFRSIPFAAATAIAVCAFAALGGFLFLNTLYLQEVRGYSPVVAGLWTLPMAALTLVCAPLSGRIVGRTGPRLPLLVAGATMTASGLLLTTLTADSSTALLLASYALFGLGFGMVNAPITNAAVSGMPRDRAGVAAAVASTSRQVGQSLGVAVIGTVAVSAVVGPFATGFPAASHAAWWITAGCGVAVLLLGIISTTRWAGHTAADVAARLNPDHRKAPVRT